The bacterium region GCCGTCGTTGCGCCATCCGGGTCTCGTTCCCGATTTGGCGAAGAGACTAGCGGCGGCGCTCGCGCTACCGTTTGTGGATTGTATCCGGAAGACACGCGAAACGGCTCCGCAAAAGGAAATGCAGAACAGCTATCAGCAGTCGCGGAATCTGGCGGACTCGTTTCAGGTGGACAGGACGCAGGTACGAGGGGATGCCGTGCTGCTGGTGGACGACATGGTGGATTCCCGCTGGACGTTTACGGTGATCGCCGCGCTGCTGCGCGAAGCGGGCAGTGGGCCGGTGTTTCCGTTCGCGCTCGCCAAGACATTTTCAAAATAAGGAACCTCGTGCAGACGATTTCAGAAGATACACAAGCGGTCCTGCTACTCTGTGGCGTATTCAGTGGCGCGCCGGCCGGGGAGGAGGCGCCGCTGGGGCCGTCGGAATTTCATCGGCTCGCTCGCTGGCTGGAAAAGGAATCGGCCACTCCCGCGAGCCTATTGGATACGCTGGATTCGGCGCGGGTGGCGGAGGGAATCGCCGAGCATCAGATTGCCGCGGAGCGGATCGAGCGATTATTGAAACGCGGAATGACAGTCGCGGTTGCCACCGAGCGCTGGCTGCAAATGGGATTGTGGATTTTGAGTGTGGCCGACGACGCATTTCCCGCGAGGTTGAAGAAGAAGCTGCGGGACAAGGTGATGCCCCTCTTGTTTGGCATTGGGGATCCCGGACTCTTGGACGGCGGTGGATTGGCGGTGGTGGGATCGCGGAAGGCGGATGAGGCCGCGCAGGAGTTCGCGCGCAAGGCGGGAGAACTGTGCGCACGAAATGGCATGCCCGTGATTTCGGGCGCGGCCCGGGGAATTGACATGGCGGCCATGCAGGGAGCGCTGGATGCGGGAGGAGCGGCGGTGGGAGTATTGGGGAGTGACTTGGCCCGGCAGGCGGTGTCGCCGGAAACTCGCGTGTATTTGCAGGCGGGAAACTTGACGCTGGTTACGCCTTTTTCCCCGGAGGCTCCGTTTCACGCGGGCAACGCGATGGCGCGCAACAAATACATTTATGCTTTAGCTGATCGGGGTTTGGTGGTCAGTTCGGAAGCGGAAACAGGCGGAACATGGAGCGGGGCTACGGAGAATTTGAAGCAGCAATGGACTCCGCTGTGGGTTCGGAGAGACGCGAACGCTCCGCGCGGCAACGAACTGCTCATTCGTCGCGGTGCGCGGGCGCTCGAAACGTCGTGGCTATCGAAGGACGCGAGTTTTCAAGACCTCTTTCGCGATGACGGCGACTCAGGGGAGTTGACGTTGTTCGATGAATAGCCGAGAGCGCAAGTCGGGAACGACAAAAGATGGCGCAACGCGTTCAAGGAGAAGCGCGAGCCGGATTTCGGTAAGTTCAAGGGGATACCGTGACGATTCGATATTGTTGTTTATGACCAGAGTTCTCTTCATAGTTATCGCGATGATTATCGCGAGCGTTGCATACGCTCAGCCATGGCAGCCGGTGGTGCTTTGGGATCGGTCGGGAGCGGGTGAAGCCTCGTGGTACGGGGTGAAGATCGTTCCGCTGGGGGATCAGAATGATGATGGCTATGCTGACTGGGCCGTGTGGGCTTTGGGAGGAGCTCCCCCCGGTGATCCCAGCGAAGAACTTGTGGAGTTCTTTCACGGCGGCAATCCACCTTCGCAACAACCTTACATGATCTTCGCGATCGACTCGGACACCACAGACGAGTTCGCTCATTTCGAAGGCGTGGGAGATGTAAATGGGGATGGCTACCAAGATTGGGACATTTGGTGGCACTTTTTGAGCGATCCCGACAACTGGGCGGTGAGCATTTACTTCGGAGGGCCAACCGCAGATGCGTTTCCTGACTTCACGTTGCGGATTCCAACAGCACATGGTGACGTTGGTCCCGTTGGCGATTTCAACGGGGATGGATATGACGATTTGTTCCGTTACTATCTTCCCCCCTTGGACTACAGCGAGATATTCTACGGTGGCAGCCCAATGGACACAATTCCTGACTGGATTTGTCAGAGCCCTTCAGGAAATCGTTATCTGGCGTGGCCAGAGGCGCACGGTGACGTAAACGGAGACGGCTACTCCGACTTTATCAGCGATACCCCCCCCCAGAACGCATAACGTATATCTTTCTCGGGGGAGAAGAACCGGACACGATTCCCGCCTATACGTGGGAGGATTTTTACAGCAGCACGAGCGTTATCGTTCCTGATATGAATGGGGATCGCTGTGACGAACTGGTTTTTGCCTCGTCAGGAGGGCATTTCAACATTCATTTGGGCGGACCAGTCCTGTCCACTACTCCGGATTTCACGCTGAACTTTGATCCAGCCTGCTACCCGTTTTTCATCTGCTCGCTCGGCGACATCAATCATGATGGATACGGAGATCTGGCAGTGGTAGACGATTTTTGTAATAATGGCTGGGGTACGTTCATGGCCTATCTGGGGCATCCGTGGTTGAATTCAGATCCTGTACTCACGATCAATGGTCGTGAGCCGCCATTAAATCTCATCGGGATTCGCACGGCGGCTGGATTGGGAGATGTGAACAATGATGGAATAGACGATTGGGCGATTGGTGCGGCCAACACCAATTTCGATGGGCGGCGTGGGAGGGCAGTGGTGATTTCGGGAGATACGACCATGCGCGTCGACGTGGATGATCCTGTCACTCTTCACCCTTCCTCCTTCATCCTTTCCGTCTATCCCAATCCGTTCAATTCCTCGGCAACGTTCACATTCGAATTGCTGCGCACTTCACCCGTGACGCTATCCGTGTTCAATACACTGGGGCAGCGCGTGGGGGAGGTGAATCTCGGTCAGATGGCGGCGGGGGATCTGCCGTCGGGCGTGTATCTGGCGCGCGTAGAGACGGCAGGGAGAACGGAGACGAGGAAGGTAGTGCTGCTGATGTAATTGTGGATCGCGGGCGCATCGCCATGCGCCCCTACAAGAGTTTCCAGGCACCCGGGGACGGGTGCCTCGGCGAAGACCTTCACGGTTGTCATTCTGAACGAAGTGAAGAATCTCAGCTTACTTGTCGGGCTTAGTTCTGTCCGGTCTGAGCAGGTGGGCCGAGATTCTTCGGGCCGCTTTATCTTCTGAGAGTGTGACCCCTATGAAGAAGCGCGGCCCTCAGAATGACAGACGGGTGAGATTCCGGCAGGGAATATGTCCCGGCTCGGCGAGCTGTTGCGGTGTAGAGATCGCGGGCGCATCGCCATGCGCCCCTACAAGGATTAGGGATAACATGGGATTTAAAGTGAGACTTTACGCGAATGTCTGAACACATTCCGATGTTCACCGATCTGGTGCTGATCATCGGCGCGTCGCTGCCGGTGCTGTTTCTGTTCCGGCGGGTGGGTTTGCCGCCCTTCGCCGGCTTCGTCATCACCGGTGTGCTGATCGGCCCGCACGGTCTGGGGCTGGTTCGCAGCGTGGAGAATGTGCATGTCGCGGCGGAAGTCGGTGTGGTCTTATTGCTGTTCAGCATCGGGCTGGAGGTCTCACTCTCTCGATTGCTAAAGACGTCCACGCGGATTTATGCGCTCGCGCTCGGCCAGATCTTCGGTACGGCCGCGCTCGGATTCGCCGCCGGGCTTCTGCTCCAGCTCTCACTTCCGGCGGCGATCGTGGTGGGACTCGTGTTGTCGGTTTCGTCCTCGGCGATTGTCTTGAAAGGACTCTCCGACCGCGGCGAACTGGAGACTCCCATCGGTCGGGCAGTGGTGACGATCTGCATTACGCAGGATTTCGCCGTCGTGCCGATGATGCTGGTCATCGGTTTCCTGTCGGCGGGTCATGGCGACTGGACTCTGATCGCCCGCACCACCATCGAGGTCGCGGCGCTGGGCGGCGGATTATTTTTGTTTGCGAAGTACATTTTACCGCCGATCATGCGCCGCCTGATGACGATTGACACGACCGAAGTCGTGTTGCTGTTCACGATTCTGGTCATGCTGGGAACGGCCTGGCTGACGTCGCTGGCCGGACTCTCTCTGGCCATCGGAGCGTTCGCGGCCGGGTTGATCCTCTCGGAAACGGAGTATCATGCGCAGATCTATTCCGAGGTTGCGCCGTTCCGCTCGCTGTTTTCGAGCCTGTTTTTCGTGTCGGTGGGAATGCTCATTGACCTCCGCTTCGTGGCGGCCGATCCGTTGCCGATTATTGCCGTGGCAGTAGGAGTTCTGCTGCTGAAGTCGCTGGTGGTGTATCTGGTCGCGTTGCCGCTGCGGATCTCGCCGCGCATCGCCTTGCAGGGCGGATTCTACATTGCGCAGATCGGCGAGTTCTCGTTTTTGCTGATCGGCCTCGCGCTCACGCAGGGAATTCTCAGCGAACGCCTGTTTCAATATCTGATCGCCGCCACCGGACTCACGCTGGCCGTGACGCCGCTGATCATGCAATGGGCGCCGCACGTCGCGTGGACGGCGGGCACGCGCTTTCCGTGGCTGGCCGGAGTCGAATCGGATACGGAAAAGCCCAAAGAGACCCGCCCGCAACCGGCGGTACTCATCATCGGATTCGGTGTGAACGGGCACAACGTGGCGCGCGTGCTGCGCGAGTCGGGAATCTACTACGAGATTCTGGACAACAATCCCGACATCGTCCGCCGCGCGCGCGAAGACGGCGAACTCATCCATTACGGCGAAGTCGCCCGGATGGAAGTGCTGCAGCAGCTCGAGGTGGATCAGTTCGACAGCATCGTGCTGGCGATTTCCGAGCCGGCAGTGACACGACGCGCGGTGTCGGTGATCCGCCGGATGCATCCGCGTACTCACCTGATCGTCCGCACCCGCTTCGTGGCCGAAGTCGAGGAACTGGAAAAGCTCGGGGCGAATGTAGTGGTGCCCGAGGAGTTCGAGACCTCGCTGCGGATTTTTTCCGATCTCTTGCATCACTACCGTGTGCCGCCGCATATCATCGCCATGCAGGTGGAAGCGGTGCGCGGTCACAGCTATGGTATTTTGCGTACACAAGCCGGAGCCAGTGTGGTCGAGAATATTCAGGAACTGATGTTGCGCCGGCTCGTCGAGGCGGTGCCGATCATGGAAGGTTCGCCGAACATCGGACACCGCCTCGGAGATCTGGGACTCTCCTCCGATGATGCGTGCCTTGTGCTCAGCCTGCTGCGCGATGGACTGCCGCTTCGCCCCCCGTTTGAGTCTATCGAACTGAAGGAAAACGACATCGTTGTCCTCTACGGAAATCATGTGGATCTGAATATCGCTGTCGAGAAACTCGGGGCACGCCAGCACTGACCAAGTTCATCTCGATAGCCTAACAGAATGGGCAGCCCTTTGGGTTGCCCACTTTTATGATAGGGATTGCGCGCGATCTGGCCGTGGCATGGCCGGATGGGTCAGAAAGATCAATCGGGAACTTAGATACAGACTATGGGTCTGTAAATCACTGGTTTTTTTGTAAACTGGAGGCATGAAGGAGCGGTTTTAAATAACCCGCCAGGGTCTGGAAAATTAAGTGGGGTCAAATCAAGGCAATATACTGTTTTCCAGACGGTTTGCGGCCGTTTGGAATCATTCGATTCCTATTGCAGCGATAGGCTCCCCGTAGGTATATTAAATCGTCTAAGACTGCTAACTCGAATTAGAATCAACTGCGTTTTACGTACCCACCTATCCGAGAGGAAAACGTATGAGGAAGCTGATCGTGTTTTCGATGATGGTCGCCGCCCTGTGCCTGACGGCCTTCGCCGCCGAGAAGGGCGAAGAGGCGGTGGCCGGTGTCGCTGGATTGGCCCTTGAGACGGCAAATCCGGTGAACGAATACGGACTGGCGAAGGACCGTTACTACCAGTTATATGACCGGGTAGATGCGGGAACGGCCCTGGCCTCCGAGGTGATTGAGATACGAGATTTGTGTTCGGTGTGGGGTTTTGAACTCCCCGAGGCACTGCGTCCCGGTGAGCCGGAAGACAACCGGCTGGATGCAGGCAGCGGTGACTGTACAAGCCCGACGGTCATTCCCGGTTGTCCATGGGATGACACCGGCAACTTCGACGCCGACAACGACTGCTCCACTCCTTCGGCGGCTCCCTACAACGAAGTGTTCTACACCTTTACGCCGACGGCGACCGGCTTCTATCAGTTCCGGCTCCGCAACACCCAGGGGACCGTTTCCGGTCACAACGGGTGTATTCGTATCCTGTCGGGCGCTTGCTGTATCGGGGGGACGAACGTAGCCTATTCGAGCAGCTCGGTGGCCGGTGATTGTGAAGGTCCCGTCAACCAGCTTACCTACCTTCGTGCTTCATTGACTCAGGGAGTCCAGTACTGGATCCACGTGGGAACGCCCAGTGCGACGTATCAAACGCTGACCCACGCCTACGAGTTCAACGTGCGCTGCATTCCCTGCCCGCGTTTGGAGTCGGCCACAGCCCATGCCACCTGTACCGACGCAGAAATCATTGCTTGCCCCGATTCCGTGTTAGGAACCGGTTCTTCAGCTACCGTACAGGATTGGTATAAGTTCACCACCACCGGCTGGGATAGCGTCTACATCTTCGTCGGCGGACGCGAGTTCGGCCATTGCAATTCGGGCGTTTACCCGGGAGCGACGGCCATTGATGGCCGCTACACGCTGTATAACATCACCAACGGCTGCCCGGGCGACTCGATTGGCTACTCCGACGATGAAGGCTGCAGCTATGACGCCTTAAAGGGTTTCCGGTTACCGGCCGGCACCTATGCCATCAAGGTCTGGAATGTGAATACCCAAGACTACGTCTTGAAAACGCGGTGTTTCCCGACTGAGCCGCCGATTGACTGCAATACCTATTATCCGTGTGGTCAGCCGGCCGAAGTCGAGCCTAATAACTTGTGCACGGATGCCAACATCCTGAGCGTGGCTGCCTGCGGTCAGAGCGTATACGGCACGGTGTGTCCCACCGCCGATCTGGATTTGTGGTACGTCCCCGCCACCACACCGGGACAAATCGTCACCGTGCGTATTTATGACGGCTTGGACTGCATGACCTATCCGCCGACGTCGGCGGCTTTGCGCATCGCCACCTCGTCAACCTATACGTGCCTCGTTCCGACGGGTACGTCCTACTACGCCGGATTTATCTTCGGCGGCTGTGTTCCGTGGCCGGGCGGCTGGCTTGCGGTATCCCGCTTTGCCGGGGCTGAGACGAAGTATCGTCTGGAGACGATCTGCACGATGTACGAGTGTCCGTGTCCGGCGCCGACCGAGCCGCTCACGGCGCAGCACTGCCAGACCTGTGCAGGACCGATCGTGGACTTGACTACCGTCGTGTACACGATCAATGTCCCGATCGAGTACCGGATCACCGACCTGAACGTATGCGTGGACGTCACCCATACGTGGGACGGCGATGTGACCATGACGCTGGTCACTCCGTGGCTCGATTCGCTTACGCTTGTCAATCAACGCGGTAGCAGCGGCGACAACTTCCGCGTGACCACGTTTGATGACGAAGCGGCGACCTCCATCGTAGCCGGTACACCGCCCTACAACGGCAGCTTCCAGCCCGAGGCAGCCCTGACGGCCGTGGACGGCAACAATGCCATTGGGAACTGGCAATTAGTGATCTATGACGGTTATGCCGGTGACGTCGGCTACGTCCACTGCTGGTGTTTGCAGTTCACCTATGACATCATTCTGGCCGTGGAACTGGCCTCGTTCGATGCGATAGCGGGCGACGGCGAAATCATGCTGCGCTGGGCGACGGCTTCCGAGAGCAACAACGACCGCTTCGAGATTCTGCGCAACGGCGCGCGCGCGGCCACGATGCGCGGCGCGGGCAGCAGTTCGAACCGCACCGAGTACTCGTGGACCGACAGCGGCCTCGAAAACGGCGTGACCTACACCTATGAGCTGATCGCCGTGGATCTGAACAACTCCCGTACGTCCTTGGGAAGCGTGAATGCCACTCCCAGCGAGAACGCCGCCACGATTTCCGAATACGCCTTGTACCAGAACTACCCGAATCCGTTCAATCCCGGCACTCAGATTACCTTCGATCTGCCGGAGAACGGTCTGGTAACCCTCAAGGTATACAATCTGGTCGGACAGGAAGTCGTGACGTTGGTCAGCGGCAGCCTGAGCGCGGGTCGTCACATCGTGAGCTTCGATGCTCGCGATCTGCCGTCGGGCTTGTATATGTACAAGCTTACGGCCGGCGAGTTCACCGCCACCAAGAAAATGCTGCTGATGAAATAGCAGGAGACATCTCGCGGCCGCCGGGCGGCTGTGAGATGGTTGGGAATGACTACCGGGGCAGCCCTGCGCGGGCTGCCCCGGTTTTAATTTGCCCTCGATTCGGAGAGGCACAACATGCCGTTCTGATGAGGGTATGTTGCGCTGTCGCGGGTTGCTTCAGAAGGAGCGGCCCGTTTTCTCTTTCCGACACTCCCATGCCGTCGCAGGTTACGATTCTGACCCACACCCGAAAATCAGCTAACCATGACAAGTGTATCAAATGTGCGAGAAGTAGCAAGTGTATCGTTGAACCGAGGAGAGTTTCGAGTAATTCTTGAGCTTTTACTGTGGAGCCATTGAAGCAGGGCGGGGCAATGTATTAGATTGTGATGGAGGTCACGGGAGTGGATAGCTGCATCCGGAAACAACGACTTAAAACATAACAAGGGGAACGAAGAATGAAACGGATGATTTGTGTTTTGATCGCCTTGATGGCTTTCACCGGCTGGACTTTCGCGGTCGGCGGAGAAACTTGTGCGACGGCCACGGTGATTCCCTACCTGCCGTACACCGACAGCGGCAACACCTGCAACTTCAGCAACAACTACAGCCCGAGTTGCAGCGGCACGACCAGCAACGGCCCCGATGCGGTCTACAGCTACGCATCGCCGGTGGATCAAAACGTCACCTTCAGCACCTGTGCGTCCGGCTATGACGACAAGCTCTTCATCTATGATGGAACTTGTTCGGGCGCGCCGATGGCGTGCAACGAAAATTCGCCTTCGTGCGCCAACACGAACCGCGCCCATTTGGAGTGTCTGCCCCTGCTGGCCGGTCACACCTACTACATCGTAGTGGACGGCCGGGCGGCCCGCGGAGAAGAAGATGACCGATGCACGTGCGGCAACTACACTTTGCGAGTTTTCGTGTGTGGTGAACCGCCCTTCGACGGCTATGACATGGGTGATCTGCAGCCCTGCAACTACCCCACGCTGGTTGCCAATCCCGCGCACGGTCTGTCGGGCATTGCCTGGCTGGGCGCGAATGTCAGCCCCGAAACTGCACCCAACAGCGTAGACCTCGATCTCTTTGATGACGGTGTGGAATACCTCAATCCGCCGTGGAGACCGTGCACGATGGCGGAGGTGAAAGTGATCGTCACGGCCGGACCCAACTATGCCGTCTATGCCGACACGGGGGGCGTGCTGTATCTGAACGGCTGGAAAGACGGCAATCTGGACGGCGATTTCGACGATGAGCTGAGCTGTGCCGCAGCGCTGGTTTCCGAATGGATCGTGCAGGACTTGCTGGTGGCGCCGGGAACCGACACGCTCTCGTTCCCGGATCCCGGTGTATTCGATCTTGGTATCTACGAGGGCGTCTTCCGCTGGCGGCTCACCCACGCTCCGGTCGGCCGCTACGGCTATGGGATTCGGGATACGATTGCCTGCCCGAATATGTCACCGTTCGGGGGAACGGCCACCGACTATCTCGGCGAAGTCGAGGACTATATCGTCGGCGATCTGCAGCTCCTCGTGGAGCTTGGCAGATTCGAGGCGATTCCCGGCGAAGGCCAGGTGACGCTGCGCTGGCAGACGCTGTCGGAGGCCGACAACGACCGCTTCGAGATCGTGCGAGACGGTATCCGGATCACCGACGTGCGTTCGCACGGAGATTCGCCCATCGGTCACGACTACACCTTCGTGGATCGCGACGTGTTTGCCGGGACGAATTATACCTACATGTTGTACTCCGTGGACATGAGCGGAGCGCGCAGCGAACTGGCCACGGCGTCGGCCTCGCCCAGCACCGCCCTGGGGACCGTTACCGAATACGCGCTCCATCAGAACTATCCCAATCCCTTCAACCCGACCACGACCATTGGCTTCGATCTGCCGGAGGGCGGAATCGTGAGCCTGTCGGTGTACAACGTGCTGGGCCACCGGATTGCCGAGATTGTGAACGGTTATCGCGACGCGGGCCGTCACGAGGTTTCGTTCGATGCGACCGGACTTCCGACCGGCGTGTACTGGTGCAAGCTGGAGGTGAACTCGTTCTCCACCGTGCGCAAAATGACCCTCATGAGATAGACAACGAACCAGGATTTCCCCTTTCCTCTCCTGTCATCCTGAGGCAGCTCTGCCGCTAAGGGATGTTGACCGGTCGGACGAATCCGGCGATTCGTCCGGCCCGAGGATGTGAGTGGGGGCGGGTCTTCGGACCCGCCCCTTGTGCGTTTTCATTTGTCGC contains the following coding sequences:
- a CDS encoding DNA-processing protein DprA, which translates into the protein MQTISEDTQAVLLLCGVFSGAPAGEEAPLGPSEFHRLARWLEKESATPASLLDTLDSARVAEGIAEHQIAAERIERLLKRGMTVAVATERWLQMGLWILSVADDAFPARLKKKLRDKVMPLLFGIGDPGLLDGGGLAVVGSRKADEAAQEFARKAGELCARNGMPVISGAARGIDMAAMQGALDAGGAAVGVLGSDLARQAVSPETRVYLQAGNLTLVTPFSPEAPFHAGNAMARNKYIYALADRGLVVSSEAETGGTWSGATENLKQQWTPLWVRRDANAPRGNELLIRRGARALETSWLSKDASFQDLFRDDGDSGELTLFDE
- a CDS encoding T9SS type A sorting domain-containing protein — encoded protein: MKRMICVLIALMAFTGWTFAVGGETCATATVIPYLPYTDSGNTCNFSNNYSPSCSGTTSNGPDAVYSYASPVDQNVTFSTCASGYDDKLFIYDGTCSGAPMACNENSPSCANTNRAHLECLPLLAGHTYYIVVDGRAARGEEDDRCTCGNYTLRVFVCGEPPFDGYDMGDLQPCNYPTLVANPAHGLSGIAWLGANVSPETAPNSVDLDLFDDGVEYLNPPWRPCTMAEVKVIVTAGPNYAVYADTGGVLYLNGWKDGNLDGDFDDELSCAAALVSEWIVQDLLVAPGTDTLSFPDPGVFDLGIYEGVFRWRLTHAPVGRYGYGIRDTIACPNMSPFGGTATDYLGEVEDYIVGDLQLLVELGRFEAIPGEGQVTLRWQTLSEADNDRFEIVRDGIRITDVRSHGDSPIGHDYTFVDRDVFAGTNYTYMLYSVDMSGARSELATASASPSTALGTVTEYALHQNYPNPFNPTTTIGFDLPEGGIVSLSVYNVLGHRIAEIVNGYRDAGRHEVSFDATGLPTGVYWCKLEVNSFSTVRKMTLMR
- a CDS encoding T9SS type A sorting domain-containing protein — its product is MRKLIVFSMMVAALCLTAFAAEKGEEAVAGVAGLALETANPVNEYGLAKDRYYQLYDRVDAGTALASEVIEIRDLCSVWGFELPEALRPGEPEDNRLDAGSGDCTSPTVIPGCPWDDTGNFDADNDCSTPSAAPYNEVFYTFTPTATGFYQFRLRNTQGTVSGHNGCIRILSGACCIGGTNVAYSSSSVAGDCEGPVNQLTYLRASLTQGVQYWIHVGTPSATYQTLTHAYEFNVRCIPCPRLESATAHATCTDAEIIACPDSVLGTGSSATVQDWYKFTTTGWDSVYIFVGGREFGHCNSGVYPGATAIDGRYTLYNITNGCPGDSIGYSDDEGCSYDALKGFRLPAGTYAIKVWNVNTQDYVLKTRCFPTEPPIDCNTYYPCGQPAEVEPNNLCTDANILSVAACGQSVYGTVCPTADLDLWYVPATTPGQIVTVRIYDGLDCMTYPPTSAALRIATSSTYTCLVPTGTSYYAGFIFGGCVPWPGGWLAVSRFAGAETKYRLETICTMYECPCPAPTEPLTAQHCQTCAGPIVDLTTVVYTINVPIEYRITDLNVCVDVTHTWDGDVTMTLVTPWLDSLTLVNQRGSSGDNFRVTTFDDEAATSIVAGTPPYNGSFQPEAALTAVDGNNAIGNWQLVIYDGYAGDVGYVHCWCLQFTYDIILAVELASFDAIAGDGEIMLRWATASESNNDRFEILRNGARAATMRGAGSSSNRTEYSWTDSGLENGVTYTYELIAVDLNNSRTSLGSVNATPSENAATISEYALYQNYPNPFNPGTQITFDLPENGLVTLKVYNLVGQEVVTLVSGSLSAGRHIVSFDARDLPSGLYMYKLTAGEFTATKKMLLMK
- a CDS encoding cation:proton antiporter, producing MSEHIPMFTDLVLIIGASLPVLFLFRRVGLPPFAGFVITGVLIGPHGLGLVRSVENVHVAAEVGVVLLLFSIGLEVSLSRLLKTSTRIYALALGQIFGTAALGFAAGLLLQLSLPAAIVVGLVLSVSSSAIVLKGLSDRGELETPIGRAVVTICITQDFAVVPMMLVIGFLSAGHGDWTLIARTTIEVAALGGGLFLFAKYILPPIMRRLMTIDTTEVVLLFTILVMLGTAWLTSLAGLSLAIGAFAAGLILSETEYHAQIYSEVAPFRSLFSSLFFVSVGMLIDLRFVAADPLPIIAVAVGVLLLKSLVVYLVALPLRISPRIALQGGFYIAQIGEFSFLLIGLALTQGILSERLFQYLIAATGLTLAVTPLIMQWAPHVAWTAGTRFPWLAGVESDTEKPKETRPQPAVLIIGFGVNGHNVARVLRESGIYYEILDNNPDIVRRAREDGELIHYGEVARMEVLQQLEVDQFDSIVLAISEPAVTRRAVSVIRRMHPRTHLIVRTRFVAEVEELEKLGANVVVPEEFETSLRIFSDLLHHYRVPPHIIAMQVEAVRGHSYGILRTQAGASVVENIQELMLRRLVEAVPIMEGSPNIGHRLGDLGLSSDDACLVLSLLRDGLPLRPPFESIELKENDIVVLYGNHVDLNIAVEKLGARQH
- a CDS encoding T9SS type A sorting domain-containing protein, translating into MGGPVLSTTPDFTLNFDPACYPFFICSLGDINHDGYGDLAVVDDFCNNGWGTFMAYLGHPWLNSDPVLTINGREPPLNLIGIRTAAGLGDVNNDGIDDWAIGAANTNFDGRRGRAVVISGDTTMRVDVDDPVTLHPSSFILSVYPNPFNSSATFTFELLRTSPVTLSVFNTLGQRVGEVNLGQMAAGDLPSGVYLARVETAGRTETRKVVLLM